The following coding sequences are from one Mugil cephalus isolate CIBA_MC_2020 chromosome 9, CIBA_Mcephalus_1.1, whole genome shotgun sequence window:
- the LOC125013796 gene encoding trichohyalin-like, with product MNVQHQKVEETSLFVEYLIKELHGAKVYSEEQRAKYLKEKSLRIKLQQVVEETKNLEAQLKDVEGLDALLQRAEETIFLQEKEMSQLSAKLESKENENQSLWIKFEGLKDKLERANVHSEEQKKQFHKEREKCLEEEQSLRIKLQQQVEETKKLEAQLKDVEELETLLQRGVEAIFLQEAQVCQLSAKLESKENENQSLLIKFEDLKDKLERANVHSEEQKSQFHKEREKCLEEEQSLRIKLQKQVEETKKLEAQLKDAEEFETLLQTGFETIFSQEEQVSQLSAKLESKENENQSLWIQVEDLKEKLERANVHSEEQKCQFHKEREKCLEEEQSLRVKLQQQVEETKKLEAQLKDVGELEALLQRGVEAIFLQEAQVCQLSAKLESKENENQSLLIKFEDLKDKLERANVHSEEQKSQFHKEREKCLKEEQSLRIKLQKQVEETKKLEAQLKDAEEFETLLQTGFETIFSQEEQVSQLSAKLESKENENQSLWIQVEDLKEKLERANVHTEEQKKQFHKEREKCLDEEQSLRVKLQQQVKETKKLEAQLKVVEELDPLLQRAGETIFLQEEQVCQLSAKLESKENENQSLLIKFEDLKDKLEKANVHAEEQKKLFHKEREKCLDEEQSLRFKLQQQVEETKKLEVQLKVVEELDPLLQRAGETIFLQEEQVCHLSAKLESKENENQSFWVHIEDLTDKLERANVHAEEQKSQFHKEREKYLEEEQMLRITLQQQIDETKNLEAQVKDANEKNAKLQRVEETSLFQKECISQLSTNLQSQKYENKTLWSHIDYLTNELQGAKDYSEEQRAKYLTEQSLRIKLQQVVEETKKLEAQLKDTEELDVLLQRAEETISLRKNRSLSFMQN from the coding sequence ATGAATGTTCAACACCAAAAAGTGGAGGAGACCAGTCTGTTTGTAGAATATTTGATCAAGGAGCTCCACGGAGCAAAGGTCTACTCAGAGGAGCAAAGGgccaaatatttaaaagagaaaTCATTGCGGATCAAACTTCAACAAGTggttgaagaaacaaaaaacttgGAGGCCCAGCTCAAAGATGTTGAGGGGCTTGATGCTCTACTccaaagagcagaggagacCATTTTCTTGCAGGAAAAAGAGATGTCTCAGCTTTCTGCAAAACTGGAATCAAAGGAGAATGAAAACCAGTCCCTCTGGATCAAGTTTGAAGGTTTAAAAGACAAGCTTGAAAGGGCAAATGTCCACTCTgaggaacagaaaaaacagttccacaaagagagagaaaaatgtctggAAGAAGAGCAATCATTGCGGATCAAACTTCAACAACAagttgaagaaacaaagaaattggAGGCCCAGCTCAAAGATGTTGAGGAGCTTGAGACTCTACTCCAAAGAGGAGTGGAGGCCATTTTCTTGCAGGAAGCACAGGTCTGTCAGCTTTCTGCAAAACTGGAATCAAAGGAGAACGAAAACCAGTCCCTCTTGATCAAGTTTGAAGATTTAAAAGACAAGCTTGAAAGGGCAAATGTTCACTCTGAGGAGCAGAAAAGTCAGttccacaaagagagagaaaaatgtctggAAGAAGAGCAATCATTGCGGATCAAACTCCAAAAGCAagttgaagaaacaaagaaattggAGGCCCAGCTCAAAGATGCTGAGGAGTTTGAGACTCTACTTCAAACAGGATTTGAGACCATTTTCTCGCAGGAAGAACAGGTCTCTCAACTTTCTGCAAAACTAGAATCAAAGGAGAATGAAAACCAGTCCCTCTGGATCCAGGTAgaggatttaaaagaaaaactggaaagGGCAAATGTCCACTCTGAGGAGCAGAAATGTCAGttccacaaagagagagaaaaatgtctggAAGAAGAGCAATCATTGCGGGTCAAACTTCAACAACAagttgaagaaacaaagaaattggAGGCCCAGCTCAAAGATGTTGGGGAGCTTGAGGCTCTACTCCAAAGAGGAGTGGAGGCCATTTTCTTGCAGGAAGCACAGGTCTGTCAGCTTTCTGCAAAACTGGAATCAAAGGAGAACGAAAACCAGTCCCTCTTGATCAAGTTTGAAGATTTAAAAGACAAGCTTGAAAGGGCAAATGTCCACTCTGAGGAGCAGAAAAGTCAGttccacaaagagagagaaaaatgtctgaaaGAAGAGCAATCATTGCGGATCAAACTCCAAAAGCAagttgaagaaacaaagaaattggAGGCCCAGCTCAAAGATGCTGAGGAGTTTGAGACTCTACTCCAAACAGGATTTGAGACCATTTTCTCGCAGGAAGAACAGGTCTCTCAACTTTCTGCAAAACTAGAATCAAAAGAGAATGAAAACCAGTCCCTCTGGATCCAGGTAgaggatttaaaagaaaaactggaaagGGCAAATGTCCACACTgaggaacagaaaaaacagttccacaaagagagagaaaaatgtctggATGAAGAGCAATCATTGCGGGTCAAACTTCAACAACAagttaaagaaacaaagaaattggAGGCCCAGCTCAAAGTTGTTGAGGAGCTTGACCCCTTACTCCAAAGAGCAGGGGAGACCATTTTCTTGCAGGAAGAACAGGTCTGTCAGCTTTCTGCAAAACTGGAGTCAAAGGAGAACGAAAACCAGTCCCTCTTGATCAAGTTTGAAGATTTAAAAGACAAGCTTGAAAAGGCTAATGTCCATGCTGAGGAACAGAAAAAACTGttccacaaagagagagaaaaatgtctggATGAAGAGCAATCATTGCGGTTCAAACTTCAGCAACAagttgaagaaacaaagaaattggAGGTCCAGCTCAAAGTTGTTGAGGAGCTTGACCCTCTACTCCAAAGAGCAGGGGAGACCATTTTTTTGCAGGAGGAACAGGTCTGTCACCTTTCCGCAAAACTGGAGTCAAAGGAGAACGAAAACCAGTCCTTCTGGGTCCACATAGAGGATTTAACAGACAAACTTGAAAGAGCAAATGTCCACGCTGAGGAGCAGAAAAGTCAGTTccataaagagagagaaaaatatctgGAAGAAGAGCAAATGTTGAGAATCACACTTCAACAGCAAATTGACGAAACAAAGAACCTGGAGGCCCAAGTCAAAGATGCTAATGAGAAGAATGCTAAACTCCAAAGAGTAGAGGAGACCAGTCTGTTTCAGAAGGAATGCATCTCTCAGCTCTCTACAAACCTACAATCacagaaatatgaaaacaagACTCTCTGGAGCCACATAGACTATTTGACCAATGAGCTCCAGGGAGCTAAGGACtactcagaggagcagagggctAAATATTTAACAGAGCAATCATTGCGGATCAAACTTCAACAAGTGgttgaagaaacaaagaaattagAGGCCCAGCTCAAAGATACTGAGGAGCTTGATGTTCTGCTccaaagagcagaggagacCATTTCCTTGAGGAAGAACAGGTCTCTCAGCTTTATGCAAAACTAG
- the LOC125013798 gene encoding olfactory receptor 2AT4-like: MSEGNHSSVTEFILTGFPGLHPEYHGLASVVLFFVYFLTVVGNATVLYLFATNRSLHKPMYYIILNLSVCDILFSTTTLPKIISKYWFHSGAISFTACFTQMYFVHYLGTVNSYILFLMALDRYMAICHPLRYPNVFTNSTILILSISAWTIAKIGPLMLVIRAYPLPYCASNIINHCYCDHIGITMLACTDRAPYGFPAFVIAMVTLLGPLAFIIFSYISIIIAVSKTANSQGCLKSLSTCSTQLIIISLYYLPRCFVYLASNVGITFNADVRIVIIMLYSLGPPMINPLIYCLRAKDMRESFLKQFRRRIIPKKGQVSALKKS; this comes from the coding sequence ATGTCAGAGGGAAATCACAGCAGTGTGACTGAATTCATCCTGACTGGATTCCCTGGACTTCATCCAGAGTACCACGGCCTTGCCTCAGTTGTAttgttctttgtgtatttcttgaCTGTTGTAGGAAATGCcactgttctttatttatttgcaaccAACCGTAGCCTTCATAAGCCGATGTATTATATCATTCTAAATCTGAGTGTATGTGACATTCTCTTTAGCACGACCACTTTACCGAAGATCATCAGTAAGTACTGGTTTCACTCAGGGGCCATTTCATTCACTGCTTGCTTCACCCAAATGTATTTTGTTCACTATCTTGGCACAGTGAACTCTTATATTCTGTTCCTCATGGCTTTAGACAGGTATATGGCTATCTGCCATCCTCTCAGATATCCAAATGTTTTTACAAACTCCACTATCCTCATTCTTAGTATTAGTGCATGGACTATTGCTAAGATAGGCCCTTTAATGTTAGTAATTAGGGCGTATCCACTTCCTTACTGTGCCTCCAACATAATCAATCACTGTTACTGTGATCATATTGGTATAACAATGCTGGCATGCACTGACAGGGCCCCTTATGGCTTCCCTGCTTTTGTAATTGCAATGGTTACGCTACTTGGACCTCTTGCGTTTATAATATTCTCATATATTTCTATAATTATTGCAGTAAGTAAGACAGCAAATTCACAAGGTTGCCTAAAATCTCTGTCCACTTGCAGCACCCAGCTGATAATAATCTCCCTCTATTATCTGCCGaggtgttttgtttatttagccAGCAATGTCGGTATTACATTTAATGCTGATGTGAGAATTGTAATCATCATGCTGTATAGCCTTGGGCCTCCCATGATCAATCCACTTATTTACTGTCTAAGAGCTAAAGACATGAGAGAAAGCTTTCTGAAGCAGTTTCGCAGAAGAATCATCCCAAAGAAAGGACAGGTTTCAGCTCTTAAGAAGAGTTAA